The following proteins come from a genomic window of Sulfurirhabdus autotrophica:
- a CDS encoding DUF2345 domain-containing protein, whose product MLNSIEVVKSTATVASEGTSGGAGQVTAYSEPHMQISSPAGVAASTPANAIFAAGNTSSFTAGQDINFAAQGNTHHAVKGGISLFTYGKATNASKPNQETGIKLHAASGKVTSQSQSDETRLTADKSITVASITQSVTVAAPKHVLLTAGGAYIKIEGGNIEIHGPGTMAFNAGMKTLTGGKSESLTLPTFTNSTLSLNTFERHTYAAQYQVFEGENLVPNQPYVLTLPNGTKHYSTTNTEGKTLKVGTSESKDLKLTLLEKDDWIQENINVWHQEMDKHWG is encoded by the coding sequence ATGCTCAACAGCATAGAGGTCGTTAAAAGCACGGCAACCGTTGCCAGTGAAGGCACCAGCGGTGGTGCCGGGCAGGTGACCGCTTACAGCGAACCTCATATGCAAATCTCCAGCCCGGCAGGCGTAGCTGCCAGCACACCTGCCAATGCAATCTTTGCCGCAGGCAACACCAGCAGTTTTACAGCGGGGCAGGATATTAACTTTGCTGCCCAAGGCAATACCCACCATGCGGTGAAAGGCGGCATCAGCCTGTTTACTTACGGCAAAGCAACCAACGCCAGCAAGCCGAATCAGGAAACCGGTATCAAGCTACATGCCGCCAGTGGTAAAGTAACCAGCCAGAGCCAGTCAGATGAAACCAGATTGACGGCGGATAAAAGCATTACCGTAGCCAGCATTACCCAGAGTGTGACTGTAGCCGCCCCTAAGCATGTGTTGCTGACGGCGGGTGGGGCTTATATCAAGATTGAAGGCGGGAATATTGAGATTCATGGGCCAGGGACGATGGCGTTTAATGCAGGAATGAAGACGTTGACGGGGGGGAAGAGTGAATCACTTACACTACCCACGTTTACAAACAGCACCCTTAGCTTGAACACCTTTGAAAGGCATACCTATGCTGCTCAGTATCAGGTTTTTGAAGGTGAAAATCTAGTTCCCAATCAGCCTTATGTCTTAACGCTTCCAAATGGTACCAAACACTATTCAACGACTAATACTGAAGGTAAAACACTTAAGGTCGGAACGTCAGAATCTAAAGATTTAAAACTGACATTATTGGAAAAAGACGATTGGATACAAGAAAATATTAATGTATGGCATCAAGAAATGGACAAACATTGGGGCTAA
- a CDS encoding peptidoglycan DD-metalloendopeptidase family protein, with the protein MIQQPIYTVKSGDTLWGISHKTGVDINHLAKINNLHGKALHTLRIGQTITLPATTALHDTTLDINILDLTFKPIKNAHLKLEYDGDLHEVTANSNGVVSNIHINDHAQGLKVQFRGIDGKYILIAEHKTLPLGRKLLTLTSREVVLKGAYYAKPGAQRQTKTSIKHEIVRANNGVHIKPKGATPKPDAALGAAPTSVNKETRVEGGIPVQVAATIFTEGNLLLSPGNEKYRKLILASAQRYGFTPHTLAALIDAEASKSKDTWEADSFNKSTNAAGLTQFLRSTWLEMMAEPRSLMNQRLKQEQKFDKIIGELDSSGEYCLYSVKGSGKNQIKEELSSTLIANLLKWRFTPEYAIDTAALYGKINLEKLAKRGLNVASLAPEDLAKVMYLAHHEGAGGAVAVIKGTLDDKRAKKNLPKQVGNIQAASLFARFKDNHVEAYSYWLYTYTDSKINVAHFMVKSAGVAPKNAAKIAETLGAPIIPKPAEKVAAKAPALLTKAGASEGWHDPLDSCTLRTAKLASVKSATFGMVRNGGKKAHQGIDLKADPGTPIYAVANGKVVAFSHDVSPGKGYGRTITLAVDIQDLQKKQRDLVLAKKADAEVVYFFYAHLKNIDANINVNKNAEIAIAKGTIIGTTGDTGNANGMDTISNGAHLHFEVRLEEHPRTKLLDRLDPKPFINQCN; encoded by the coding sequence ATGATTCAACAGCCTATTTACACTGTAAAATCTGGCGATACCCTTTGGGGAATAAGTCATAAAACGGGTGTGGATATCAATCATTTGGCCAAGATAAACAACTTGCATGGAAAGGCGCTGCACACATTGCGCATCGGGCAGACTATCACCCTACCAGCCACCACTGCGCTGCACGATACAACCTTGGACATTAACATCCTAGATCTTACTTTCAAACCCATCAAGAACGCACACCTAAAGCTTGAATATGATGGAGACCTCCATGAAGTTACTGCCAACTCTAATGGTGTTGTGTCCAACATCCACATCAACGATCATGCCCAAGGGTTAAAAGTCCAATTTCGAGGTATTGATGGCAAGTACATTTTGATTGCCGAACACAAAACGCTTCCACTGGGGCGCAAACTGTTGACACTAACTTCGCGCGAGGTAGTGCTTAAGGGGGCTTATTACGCAAAACCAGGCGCACAGAGACAAACTAAAACATCGATCAAACACGAAATAGTGCGCGCCAATAACGGCGTACATATCAAACCCAAAGGTGCTACACCCAAGCCCGATGCTGCGCTTGGTGCAGCACCCACCAGTGTAAACAAAGAAACCCGCGTGGAAGGCGGCATCCCAGTGCAGGTTGCGGCTACGATATTCACCGAAGGCAATCTATTACTCTCACCTGGTAACGAAAAGTATCGCAAACTTATCCTTGCCAGTGCGCAACGATATGGTTTTACGCCACATACGCTAGCAGCGCTGATCGATGCGGAAGCCAGCAAATCGAAAGACACATGGGAAGCAGACTCTTTTAACAAAAGCACGAACGCAGCCGGACTAACCCAGTTTCTGAGGAGCACATGGCTGGAGATGATGGCAGAACCGCGTTCACTGATGAACCAACGGCTCAAGCAGGAACAAAAATTTGACAAAATCATAGGTGAACTGGATTCGTCTGGTGAGTATTGCCTCTATTCCGTAAAGGGAAGTGGCAAGAACCAGATCAAGGAGGAATTAAGCAGCACTCTAATTGCCAATCTACTTAAATGGCGATTCACACCGGAATACGCCATTGATACAGCGGCACTCTATGGCAAAATCAACCTTGAAAAACTCGCCAAGCGTGGCTTGAATGTCGCCTCACTCGCCCCTGAAGATTTGGCCAAGGTCATGTATCTGGCCCACCATGAAGGGGCTGGTGGGGCGGTGGCTGTGATTAAAGGGACACTTGACGATAAAAGAGCTAAAAAAAATCTACCAAAACAAGTTGGTAATATACAAGCAGCTTCACTGTTTGCGCGTTTTAAAGATAACCACGTAGAGGCTTATTCTTATTGGCTTTACACCTACACTGATTCCAAGATTAACGTCGCACATTTCATGGTCAAATCTGCAGGAGTGGCTCCCAAAAACGCTGCCAAGATCGCTGAAACGCTCGGTGCCCCTATCATTCCAAAACCCGCAGAAAAAGTTGCAGCAAAAGCACCTGCACTTCTAACCAAAGCCGGGGCCTCAGAAGGGTGGCACGATCCTCTTGACAGTTGCACCCTTCGGACTGCAAAACTCGCCAGTGTTAAGAGCGCGACATTTGGCATGGTGCGTAACGGTGGTAAAAAGGCACATCAAGGTATCGATCTGAAAGCCGACCCCGGAACTCCAATATATGCTGTTGCAAATGGAAAAGTGGTGGCATTTAGTCATGATGTATCGCCAGGTAAAGGATATGGCAGGACAATCACTCTGGCTGTAGACATTCAGGACCTACAAAAAAAACAACGTGATTTGGTTTTAGCAAAAAAGGCCGATGCTGAAGTTGTATATTTTTTCTATGCGCACCTTAAAAACATTGATGCAAATATAAACGTGAATAAAAACGCAGAAATTGCAATTGCCAAGGGAACAATAATAGGGACAACTGGCGACACAGGTAATGCAAACGGTATGGATACCATTAGCAACGGTGCTCATCTGCATTTTGAAGTTAGACTAGAAGAACACCCCAGAACTAAACTTCTTGACCGGCTTGATCCAAAACCATTCATTAACCAGTGTAATTAA